In the Parasteatoda tepidariorum isolate YZ-2023 chromosome 3, CAS_Ptep_4.0, whole genome shotgun sequence genome, one interval contains:
- the LOC107445687 gene encoding gastrula zinc finger protein xLCGF3.1, giving the protein MHSLTHSQEMPLVTNFCNVSFARNNGLHCQYIPHNQEETHTCNICNKSFSEKSNLKIHYMSHASASPSMTDICCKTYNQKPQPTQNNHTNSEEKPHMCEICHKGFVSKSELVSHSITHTKEKPYMCDMCNKGFADKWHLKRHYYIHTKEKPHVCDICSKDFARKDHLQKHYRTHSKAKSPM; this is encoded by the coding sequence ATGCATTCTCTCACTCATTCACAAGAAATGCCCCTTGTTACCAACTTTTGCAATGTCAGTTTCGCTCGTAACAATGGCCTTCATTGTCAGTATATTCCACATAATCAAGAAGAAACTCATACCTGTAATAtatgcaataaaagtttttcagaaaaaagcaATCTGAAAATTCACTACATGAGTCACGCCTCTGCAAGTCCGTCTATGACTGATATATGCTGTAAAACTTACAATCAAAAGCCACAACCTACTCAAAACAATCACACAAACTCTGAAGAAAAGCCTCACATGTGTGAAATTTGTCACAAAGGTTTCGTTTCTAAGAGTGAATTAGTATCCCATAGTATAACCCACACCAAGGAAAAGCCATATATGTGCGACATGTGTAATAAAGGTTTTGCTGATAAGTGGCATTTGAAAAGACACTATTATATCCACACTAAGGAAAAGCCACATGTGTGTGACATATGCAGCAAAGACTTTGCTCGAAAGGACCATCTTCAGAAACATTATCGTACTCATTCTAAAGCTAAATCTCCCATGTAA